A section of the Paenibacillus odorifer genome encodes:
- a CDS encoding serine hydrolase domain-containing protein codes for MDKQSQRLEQYLEKYEQSWPLSGTVLIAQHGEIKLQKAYGYANLEHQVPNTIDTKFRIWSLTKSFTGMAILMLKEQKRLRLEDPILKYLPEQHAFEGITVLHLLGHTSGIANYTSLPEYNQKLNKLKLTPLEMLQLFVSQPPAFMPGTSFSYNNSGYYLLGMIIEKITGMTFEDYITTFILQPLGMVNTGVYNNQQIISKLASPYHSSWGEYTQGEYINMSSILSAGAMYSTAADLFLWDQALYSDQLVSHDTLEMAFHSSNLKYRFGWFLDERYDRKRMYHGGAYRGFRSEMHRYPEEQTTVIMLTNYDCVPITKLTESLSGLVFGEPAEMPIFPQAFPLDDSMYAEYMGTYEGFGCKASVERRGQDYYFVWNDEEVTPFYPISETRFHHTKHDSEFEFKRNEQGELSFLGMKKNKRVPHKP; via the coding sequence GTGGATAAACAATCCCAGCGTCTGGAGCAATATTTAGAAAAATACGAACAAAGCTGGCCACTGAGCGGCACAGTCTTAATAGCTCAGCATGGAGAAATCAAGCTACAAAAAGCATACGGATATGCGAATCTTGAACATCAGGTTCCGAACACTATAGATACCAAATTCCGGATCTGGTCATTAACCAAGTCATTCACTGGCATGGCAATTCTGATGCTAAAAGAACAAAAACGTCTGCGACTGGAAGATCCGATCCTTAAGTATCTTCCTGAACAGCATGCATTCGAGGGGATTACCGTCCTTCATCTGCTGGGACATACCTCGGGTATAGCCAACTACACTTCTCTACCCGAATATAATCAAAAATTAAATAAGCTGAAGCTGACTCCACTGGAGATGTTACAGCTATTTGTGAGTCAACCGCCTGCATTTATGCCTGGCACATCGTTTTCCTATAATAATTCAGGTTATTATTTATTAGGAATGATTATTGAGAAGATTACAGGCATGACATTTGAAGATTATATCACTACTTTTATATTACAGCCTCTTGGCATGGTAAATACAGGAGTTTATAACAATCAGCAAATCATTTCAAAATTAGCCTCACCTTATCATTCCTCATGGGGTGAGTATACTCAGGGTGAATACATAAATATGAGCTCTATCCTATCAGCGGGTGCTATGTATTCGACGGCTGCTGATCTTTTCCTGTGGGATCAAGCGTTATACTCCGATCAATTAGTATCCCACGATACTTTGGAGATGGCTTTTCATTCAAGTAATCTCAAATATCGTTTTGGTTGGTTTTTGGACGAACGTTATGATCGCAAAAGAATGTATCACGGCGGCGCTTATCGCGGCTTCCGAAGTGAAATGCACAGATATCCAGAAGAGCAGACGACCGTCATCATGTTGACCAATTATGATTGTGTCCCCATTACCAAGTTAACGGAATCTCTATCTGGATTAGTATTCGGTGAGCCTGCCGAGATGCCGATATTCCCGCAAGCCTTCCCACTTGATGATAGCATGTATGCTGAATATATGGGGACCTATGAGGGATTTGGCTGCAAAGCGAGCGTAGAGCGTAGGGGCCAGGACTATTATTTTGTCTGGAATGATGAAGAGGTTACACCGTTCTATCCTATCTCAGAAACAAGATTCCATCATACCAAGCATGACAGTGAATTTGAATTTAAACGGAATGAACAGGGTGAGCTTTCATTTCTGGGGATGAAAAAAAACAAACGAGTGCCGCATAAGCCATGA
- a CDS encoding DinB family protein, whose translation MISLAAKTNEQMLLEFKSLIPFVESLGEVSDKHWNQPIAAGKWTVKDIICHLMLWDKYFYEGAIKKIILREPITTKHLDFNEFNANAVEYAKLLSEQTLIEQFVRYRTKILDAAAGLTEDEFNQEYKDGDRKKFSVRKYLRSFIPHDKHHKKQIEQFLKP comes from the coding sequence TTGATCTCTCTGGCTGCAAAAACAAATGAGCAAATGTTACTCGAATTTAAGTCCCTCATCCCGTTCGTAGAATCTTTAGGGGAAGTATCAGACAAACATTGGAATCAGCCTATTGCAGCTGGTAAATGGACTGTAAAGGATATCATCTGTCATCTCATGTTATGGGATAAATATTTTTATGAAGGTGCGATTAAGAAAATAATTCTCCGGGAACCGATCACAACTAAGCATTTGGATTTTAACGAGTTTAATGCTAATGCTGTAGAATATGCTAAATTATTATCTGAACAAACATTAATTGAACAATTTGTACGTTATAGAACTAAAATCTTAGATGCAGCTGCAGGCTTAACGGAAGATGAATTCAATCAGGAATATAAGGATGGAGATCGCAAAAAATTCAGCGTTCGCAAGTACTTGAGAAGTTTTATCCCACATGATAAGCATCATAAAAAACAGATTGAGCAGTTCTTAAAACCTTAA
- a CDS encoding LCP family protein, with product MKNKQITHSASSFSLSRIEKKKVKKKTKTSKKKKIWLFTLAIVLIAGLGSYVFRKELLIFGFNNVVAPTIEHTLDGSYVPLKNNENAEAPGFQPTTDNKDRPFSILLLGTDQRGKENGLSDSIIYTVIRPVDHKVLFVSIPRDSYAEIIGAENVKGARKETKINAAHSYGGPQMSVDTVKNLLNAPIEYYATINFNGLVGVTDALGGVELPITKVIENKSPDHEKLRIEPNKPIYSGAEALMYVRYREDSDFKRTERQRIFLKSALERMKRVDNILNIQKIIEIAGSNFQTNMKSDFILDLAKRVILEGGTPEITSHMLQGEGRRKDQWYYMLDENDVKRTHELIEIWLNPDSTDMDLAAASADDAA from the coding sequence ATGAAAAATAAACAGATTACCCATTCAGCTTCTTCATTTTCTTTAAGTAGAATTGAGAAAAAAAAGGTGAAGAAGAAAACTAAGACCAGCAAGAAAAAAAAGATCTGGCTATTTACGCTTGCTATCGTACTTATTGCTGGGCTAGGATCTTATGTTTTTCGTAAAGAACTGCTGATTTTCGGATTTAATAATGTTGTGGCTCCGACTATTGAACACACGCTTGATGGGTCATACGTTCCTTTAAAAAATAATGAAAATGCTGAAGCTCCTGGATTCCAACCCACGACGGATAATAAGGATCGTCCATTTTCTATCCTCCTATTGGGTACTGATCAGCGGGGAAAAGAGAACGGGCTTTCTGATTCGATTATATATACTGTGATTCGGCCAGTTGATCATAAAGTATTGTTCGTGTCGATCCCTCGTGATTCCTATGCAGAAATTATCGGAGCGGAAAATGTTAAAGGAGCTAGGAAAGAAACCAAGATTAATGCAGCACATTCCTATGGCGGTCCTCAGATGAGTGTAGACACCGTTAAAAATTTATTAAACGCGCCTATCGAATATTACGCTACTATTAATTTCAACGGTCTTGTGGGCGTTACAGATGCTCTAGGGGGTGTTGAACTTCCGATTACCAAGGTGATTGAGAACAAGAGCCCGGATCATGAGAAATTAAGAATTGAACCGAACAAACCGATTTATTCTGGCGCTGAAGCATTAATGTATGTAAGATACCGTGAGGATTCTGATTTTAAACGAACGGAGCGGCAGCGGATCTTTTTGAAATCTGCGCTTGAACGGATGAAGAGAGTAGATAATATCCTTAATATACAGAAAATCATCGAAATAGCAGGCAGTAATTTCCAAACCAATATGAAGTCAGACTTTATTCTTGATTTGGCGAAAAGAGTAATTCTCGAGGGGGGTACTCCTGAGATCACAAGCCATATGTTGCAGGGTGAAGGCAGACGGAAGGATCAATGGTATTATATGCTTGACGAAAATGATGTGAAGCGTACCCATGAGTTGATTGAGATTTGGCTGAATCCTGACTCTACCGATATGGATCTGGCCGCAGCTTCTGCGGATGACGCAGCATAG
- a CDS encoding GNAT family N-acetyltransferase codes for MKRLECKDYYKAIEPLENVKINTMFAESVVKQVIAGSVYVDDIVNPRAFYIAHPCGMSLLIGESDNEEFKRDLFDYITNKNMIRHHQELLQADPAGGWPEVIAHWSEQEMLHRNTRVNFSFNRERYLNQKASYLNQDLEVVRMNKERFMAATGGVNPKDFWRNEEQFLAEGLGFNILDAGEIASTAFSGFVNEHQLEIGIETSEAHRGKGYAYAVCSALIEYCLEHQLEPVWACRLDNEGSFNLAHRLGFETTYMIPYYRLVESVIRKG; via the coding sequence ATGAAACGACTAGAGTGTAAAGATTATTACAAAGCAATTGAGCCTTTAGAAAATGTGAAAATAAATACGATGTTTGCTGAGTCAGTGGTGAAGCAAGTCATTGCTGGCAGCGTATATGTTGACGATATCGTTAACCCGCGTGCTTTTTACATTGCACACCCTTGTGGAATGTCTTTATTAATTGGAGAGTCGGATAATGAAGAGTTTAAGCGCGACCTTTTTGATTACATAACCAATAAAAATATGATTCGGCATCATCAAGAGTTGCTGCAGGCTGATCCAGCGGGAGGTTGGCCGGAAGTTATCGCTCATTGGAGTGAACAGGAAATGCTCCATAGAAATACAAGGGTCAACTTCAGCTTTAACCGCGAGAGATATCTGAACCAGAAAGCTTCTTATCTTAACCAAGACCTTGAAGTGGTGCGAATGAACAAAGAACGGTTTATGGCGGCAACAGGAGGTGTCAATCCTAAGGATTTTTGGAGGAATGAAGAGCAATTTCTTGCTGAGGGGCTGGGCTTCAATATTCTTGATGCTGGGGAAATTGCCTCTACGGCATTTTCGGGTTTTGTTAATGAGCATCAACTGGAAATTGGCATAGAAACCTCAGAAGCACATCGGGGGAAGGGCTATGCCTACGCTGTCTGTTCAGCCTTAATCGAATACTGTCTAGAACATCAGCTTGAGCCGGTGTGGGCGTGTCGTCTGGATAACGAAGGTTCTTTCAACTTAGCGCATAGATTAGGCTTTGAGACAACCTACATGATTCCCTATTACCGGCTGGTAGAATCCGTCATCAGGAAGGGTTAA
- a CDS encoding cold-shock protein has protein sequence MQTGTVKWFNADKGFGFIEVEGGEDVFVHFSAITGDGFKSLDEGQRVEFNVVQGNRGQQAENVVKL, from the coding sequence ATGCAAACAGGAACAGTGAAATGGTTTAACGCAGACAAAGGTTTTGGTTTTATCGAGGTTGAAGGTGGAGAAGATGTATTCGTACATTTCAGCGCAATTACTGGTGACGGATTCAAGTCCCTGGATGAAGGACAACGTGTAGAATTTAACGTAGTTCAAGGCAATCGTGGTCAACAAGCTGAGAATGTTGTAAAACTGTAA
- a CDS encoding methyl-accepting chemotaxis protein — protein MALYRRLSLTFKFVMVVSLVIIVIFFFSLVANLANLRSVSISNGELQAEIAGKSYAETIQNRMIDIQSTGEALAEVLIESRERQTLDREDVVSTMKTMLEHRPEIFGMSILWEPNAFDQNDQANINKMPYDDGTGRFIPYVFRNQGAIKVEPLKNYDVEGAGDYYLLPKKEKKPVYIEPYSYETTGGAIEMISVMLPILDKTGAFLGTVGFDVSLTQLQEEAVNYKPLGGYVSLITGNGKYAANPNDPQSVLKEFGDTEDKTLLWKRVKNGEATLGYTINSKGEDVLRTFVPIPMPGSDQVWYTQTAISKDVIMADYEQAKTEFFIIMIIGILILAVIVGLQLWLMVVKPLRLLSDKLQLMSQGDLTQTLQVRNDDEFGKMATHFNHMTHKLREMFGLVADLSMSVGATSEELTANAEQTGKAAEQIAVAIGRVAEGAQLQSDYAGDSSMAMSELNVGVQRIADSSSSVSASADEVTDQTKKGSAQLQMAVNQMSELKLSVDETSLAIERLGERSAQISGIIGLISNISKQTNLLALNAAIEASRVGEHGRGFAVVASEIRMLADQTKKAAEQVTALVEDVVQDTNQASQAMAVGNEKVILGVQSVSDSDLLFTSILTEMTQVTDQIQEVSAAAQQMTAGTEQISVTVKQLADLASEASSDSQSVAAASEEQLASMEEISASSESLSSMVQDLLDKLSYFKI, from the coding sequence ATGGCATTGTATCGAAGGCTTTCTTTAACGTTTAAGTTTGTTATGGTGGTAAGTTTAGTAATTATTGTGATCTTTTTCTTTAGTTTAGTCGCAAACCTGGCTAATCTGCGTAGTGTGAGCATATCCAACGGTGAACTTCAGGCAGAGATCGCAGGGAAAAGTTATGCGGAGACCATTCAGAATAGAATGATAGACATTCAGTCGACGGGTGAAGCGCTCGCTGAGGTACTGATTGAATCAAGAGAACGTCAAACCTTGGACCGTGAAGATGTTGTTTCTACAATGAAAACTATGCTTGAGCACAGACCAGAAATTTTTGGGATGAGCATATTATGGGAACCCAATGCTTTTGATCAGAACGATCAGGCTAATATAAATAAGATGCCATATGATGATGGTACGGGGCGTTTTATTCCTTATGTCTTTAGAAATCAAGGTGCAATTAAGGTTGAACCCTTAAAAAATTACGATGTAGAAGGTGCAGGTGATTATTACCTTTTACCTAAAAAAGAGAAAAAACCGGTCTATATTGAACCCTATTCCTATGAGACGACTGGTGGAGCAATAGAGATGATTTCGGTCATGCTGCCGATTTTGGATAAAACGGGTGCATTTCTTGGGACTGTAGGGTTCGATGTTTCGTTAACCCAATTGCAGGAAGAAGCTGTTAACTATAAACCTCTGGGAGGTTATGTTTCTTTAATCACTGGTAATGGCAAATATGCAGCCAATCCAAATGATCCTCAAAGTGTACTCAAAGAGTTCGGTGATACAGAAGATAAAACATTACTGTGGAAGCGTGTGAAGAATGGGGAGGCCACACTGGGATACACGATAAATTCCAAGGGAGAAGACGTGCTGCGGACTTTTGTTCCGATACCAATGCCTGGAAGTGACCAGGTCTGGTACACACAGACAGCGATTTCTAAGGATGTAATCATGGCTGATTATGAACAAGCCAAAACAGAATTTTTTATCATTATGATTATTGGTATTTTGATTTTAGCTGTTATTGTTGGTCTTCAGCTATGGTTGATGGTAGTTAAACCGCTTCGCTTGTTATCTGATAAATTGCAGCTGATGTCTCAGGGTGATTTGACTCAAACCCTGCAGGTTCGAAATGATGATGAATTCGGCAAGATGGCTACACATTTTAATCATATGACCCATAAGCTTCGAGAAATGTTTGGACTTGTTGCTGATTTATCAATGTCTGTGGGAGCTACCTCTGAAGAGCTGACAGCTAACGCTGAGCAGACTGGGAAAGCTGCTGAACAAATTGCTGTGGCAATTGGACGAGTAGCCGAAGGAGCGCAGCTGCAGAGTGATTATGCGGGTGATTCTTCAATGGCGATGAGCGAGCTGAATGTTGGAGTGCAACGGATCGCTGACTCTTCGTCATCGGTGTCTGCGTCTGCAGATGAAGTTACCGATCAGACGAAAAAGGGCAGTGCGCAGCTTCAAATGGCAGTGAACCAAATGTCAGAGTTAAAGCTGTCTGTGGATGAGACGAGTCTGGCAATCGAACGTTTAGGCGAACGATCTGCTCAGATCAGCGGGATTATAGGCCTGATTTCGAACATAAGTAAACAGACCAATCTGTTGGCACTAAATGCGGCTATTGAGGCGTCCAGAGTGGGTGAACATGGCCGAGGTTTTGCTGTAGTGGCCTCAGAAATTCGTATGCTGGCAGATCAGACTAAAAAAGCTGCCGAACAAGTTACTGCTTTGGTTGAAGATGTGGTGCAAGATACTAATCAAGCTTCACAAGCAATGGCTGTCGGCAATGAAAAAGTAATTCTTGGTGTGCAAAGTGTATCTGATAGTGATCTTTTATTTACTTCGATTCTGACAGAGATGACGCAGGTGACTGATCAAATCCAAGAGGTGTCAGCAGCTGCACAGCAGATGACCGCGGGTACGGAGCAAATTTCAGTTACAGTTAAACAATTAGCCGATCTTGCTTCGGAAGCTTCATCTGACTCCCAAAGTGTGGCAGCAGCCTCAGAGGAGCAGCTTGCTTCTATGGAAGAGATCTCAGCTTCGTCGGAGTCACTTAGCTCAATGGTGCAAGACCTGTTGGATAAATTGTCCTATTTTAAAATTTAA
- a CDS encoding CBS domain-containing protein, translating to MEISSFLLPKDQVAYITNSLSMLEALEQLEQHHYTAIPIIDNEGKYVGTLSEGDLLWKLKNTADLTFDNIGEVPVSDIQKHVHNESVLINAEMEDMLTLAADQNFVPVIDNEGVFVGIIRRKDIIEYYTRNITD from the coding sequence ATGGAAATATCCTCTTTTTTGTTGCCAAAAGATCAAGTTGCCTATATCACTAACTCACTATCCATGCTGGAAGCCTTAGAACAATTAGAACAGCACCATTACACGGCTATCCCTATTATTGATAATGAAGGAAAATATGTAGGAACACTTTCGGAGGGTGATCTATTGTGGAAGCTGAAAAACACAGCAGACTTAACCTTTGACAATATAGGGGAAGTTCCAGTAAGCGACATCCAAAAGCATGTTCATAACGAAAGTGTTCTCATTAATGCAGAAATGGAAGATATGCTGACGCTCGCTGCGGATCAGAATTTCGTTCCTGTGATTGATAATGAGGGTGTATTTGTTGGAATTATTAGGAGAAAAGATATCATTGAATATTACACTCGCAACATTACGGATTAA
- the map gene encoding type I methionyl aminopeptidase, whose translation MIIMKTMEEIEKMRAAGKILAECHRQIAQILQPGITTWEIDEFAEKFILSQGATPEQKGYNGYPYATCASVNDVICHGFPKKEPLKDGDIVTIDMVVNLNGWLADSAWSYGIGNISEQATKLLDTTKESLFRGIEQAVAGNRIGDVAHAIQVYAESNGFSVVRDFIGHGIGSEMHEAPEVPHYGPAGRGPRLKEGMVFTIEPMLNTGSYRTKIDADGWTARTIDGGLSAQYEHTLAITPQGTIILTEL comes from the coding sequence ATGATTATCATGAAAACGATGGAAGAGATCGAAAAAATGCGTGCGGCGGGAAAAATTCTCGCTGAATGTCATCGTCAAATTGCGCAAATTTTGCAGCCTGGTATTACGACCTGGGAAATTGATGAATTTGCAGAAAAATTTATATTGTCTCAAGGAGCTACTCCTGAGCAAAAAGGATATAATGGGTACCCGTACGCAACCTGTGCATCTGTAAATGATGTAATATGCCACGGATTCCCGAAAAAAGAGCCGCTAAAAGACGGGGATATCGTAACCATTGACATGGTTGTTAACTTAAACGGCTGGTTGGCAGATTCGGCCTGGTCTTACGGCATTGGCAATATTAGTGAACAGGCGACCAAACTTCTAGACACTACTAAGGAATCGTTATTCCGTGGAATCGAGCAGGCGGTTGCAGGCAACCGTATCGGGGATGTTGCGCATGCCATCCAAGTTTATGCAGAGTCTAACGGATTTTCTGTAGTACGTGATTTTATTGGCCACGGGATCGGTTCAGAAATGCATGAAGCTCCGGAAGTGCCTCACTATGGTCCAGCAGGGAGAGGGCCTCGTCTTAAAGAGGGGATGGTATTTACCATTGAGCCCATGCTGAACACAGGCAGTTACAGAACAAAAATTGATGCGGATGGTTGGACTGCGCGTACCATTGACGGCGGATTGTCAGCACAATATGAGCATACTTTAGCGATTACCCCACAAGGAACGATTATCCTGACTGAACTGTAA
- a CDS encoding cellulase family glycosylhydrolase translates to MKFSKHFSFRKISLLVLISILTLSISLPQQQAAAANTSVKGFYVSGTTLYDATGSPFVMRGVNHAHTWYKNDLATAIPAIAATGSNTVRIVLSNGSKWSLDTLADVQNILKLCDQYKMIAMLEVHDATGSDNTSDLNAAVNYWISIKDALIGKEDRVIVNIANEWYGSWNTATWASGYQAAIPALRNAGIKNTLVVDAAGWGQYPQSIFTSGQAVYNSDTLKNTIFSIHMYEYAGGNAATVKSNIDSALAIGAPVIIGEFGDKHTGGDVDEATIMSYTKEKKVGWLAWSWYGNGGGVEYLDLASGPAGTLSNWGNTVVNGANGTLATSVLNKIYTTPGYQPVPDGGTTPTPTPTPTPTPTPTPTPTPTPTPTPTPTVTPTPTPTPTPTATPTPTPTPTATPMPTPTATPTATVTPTATPTGSPSSNLALYYRAADTNATDNSIKPYFNIYNNGTTAVNLNGLKIRYYFTKDGSASLNGLIDWAQIGASNISVALGSTSGTNADSYVELTFNASAGSIPAGGQSGEIQLRVHKSDWSNFNEANDYSFDPTKVSFSTWNKVTLYQNDVLLSGIAP, encoded by the coding sequence ATGAAATTCAGTAAGCATTTTTCGTTCCGGAAAATCAGTTTGTTAGTATTAATTAGTATCCTTACTCTTTCTATTTCCTTACCTCAACAGCAGGCAGCGGCAGCAAACACTTCTGTTAAGGGCTTTTATGTAAGCGGTACCACTTTGTATGATGCCACCGGCAGTCCTTTTGTAATGCGTGGGGTTAATCATGCACACACTTGGTACAAAAACGATCTGGCTACTGCAATACCGGCCATTGCAGCCACTGGCTCCAATACCGTCAGAATTGTACTTTCTAATGGCAGCAAGTGGTCTCTCGATACTTTAGCTGATGTCCAAAATATTCTTAAGCTTTGTGATCAGTATAAAATGATTGCCATGCTGGAAGTGCATGATGCTACTGGCTCAGACAACACATCTGATCTTAACGCTGCAGTCAACTATTGGATCAGCATCAAGGATGCTTTGATTGGTAAAGAAGATCGTGTCATTGTGAATATTGCTAATGAATGGTACGGTTCTTGGAACACTGCAACATGGGCCAGTGGTTACCAAGCGGCAATTCCGGCGTTAAGAAATGCGGGCATTAAGAACACTTTAGTTGTAGATGCAGCGGGATGGGGTCAATACCCACAATCCATTTTCACTAGTGGTCAGGCTGTATATAATTCAGATACCTTAAAAAATACTATTTTCTCGATTCATATGTACGAATATGCCGGAGGTAATGCTGCTACCGTTAAGAGCAATATCGACAGTGCCTTGGCCATTGGAGCCCCCGTGATTATCGGCGAATTCGGTGACAAGCACACGGGTGGAGATGTCGATGAAGCCACCATTATGAGCTACACTAAGGAAAAAAAGGTAGGATGGCTCGCCTGGTCCTGGTATGGTAATGGCGGAGGCGTCGAATATCTGGATCTAGCCAGCGGTCCAGCAGGAACACTCAGCAACTGGGGAAATACAGTCGTTAATGGAGCAAACGGAACCTTAGCAACCTCCGTGCTTAATAAAATTTATACAACGCCTGGTTACCAACCTGTGCCGGATGGTGGCACAACACCTACACCTACACCTACACCTACACCTACACCTACACCTACACCTACACCTACACCTACACCTACACCTACACCTACACCTACAGTAACACCTACACCAACACCAACACCAACGCCAACAGCTACGCCAACGCCAACGCCAACGCCAACAGCTACGCCAATGCCAACGCCAACAGCTACGCCAACAGCAACAGTAACACCTACAGCCACTCCTACCGGCTCGCCATCCAGTAATCTGGCACTTTACTACCGTGCAGCAGATACCAATGCTACAGATAACTCAATCAAACCTTACTTCAACATTTATAACAACGGAACAACGGCAGTCAATCTAAATGGACTGAAAATTCGTTATTACTTTACTAAAGATGGAAGCGCCTCCCTCAATGGTCTGATCGATTGGGCGCAGATCGGTGCTTCTAATATATCGGTTGCCCTTGGGTCCACTAGTGGAACGAACGCCGACTCTTATGTTGAGCTTACTTTCAACGCTAGCGCGGGCTCCATACCTGCCGGTGGACAGTCAGGAGAAATCCAATTACGAGTGCATAAAAGCGACTGGTCTAACTTCAATGAAGCAAATGACTATTCGTTCGACCCAACCAAAGTTTCCTTCAGCACTTGGAACAAAGTAACCTTGTATCAAAACGATGTACTGCTCTCCGGCATCGCTCCTTAA
- the cysI gene encoding assimilatory sulfite reductase (NADPH) hemoprotein subunit, translating into MANNEKVKPIGGPPSDVEHIKQESNYLRGALVETLSNSITGGLPEDDNRLLKFHGSYMQDDRDLRNERERQKLEPAFQFMLRVVAPGGVATPEQWLVMDDLAQKYGNGTLRLTTRQAFQMHGVLKWNLKKTIRSINDTLMTTLAACGDVNRNVMSNPNPYQSEVHAEVYEWARKVSDHLSPRTPAYHEIWLDGEKVVDSLGERAEVEPIYGPVYLPRKFKIGLAVPPSNDVDVFSQDLGFIAILENEKLVGFNVSVGGGMGMTHGDTSTYPQLGRIIGFCRPEQLIDVAEKTVTIQRDYGNRSVRKNARFKYTIDRHGLEWFVDELHERLGWQLEAAHDYHFDHNGDRYGWVKGTNGKWNLTLYIQSGRIHDQEGYTLMTGLREIAKIHTGDFRLTPNQNLTIANVTTAKKRKVAELAKQHGLTDGAHLSALRRSSMSCVALPTCGLAMAEAERYLPSLIDKLELVIDKAGLRDEEIVIRMTGCPNGCARPALGEISFIGKAPGRYNMYLGAGFTGDRLNKMYKENIDEKEILETLEPILHRYAKERQQGEHFGDFVIRADYVKAVTSGLNFHD; encoded by the coding sequence ATGGCAAACAATGAAAAGGTTAAGCCGATCGGCGGGCCTCCAAGTGATGTTGAACACATTAAGCAAGAGAGTAACTATCTGCGGGGCGCGCTTGTTGAGACATTAAGCAATTCGATTACCGGAGGCTTGCCGGAAGATGATAATCGGCTGCTGAAATTTCACGGAAGTTATATGCAGGACGATCGGGATTTACGCAATGAGCGTGAACGGCAAAAGCTGGAGCCTGCATTTCAGTTCATGCTTCGTGTAGTTGCCCCAGGCGGGGTAGCGACACCAGAGCAGTGGCTAGTGATGGATGATTTGGCACAAAAATACGGTAATGGGACCTTACGTTTGACTACCAGACAGGCGTTTCAAATGCATGGGGTACTCAAATGGAATCTTAAGAAAACCATTCGCAGCATTAATGATACGCTGATGACGACGCTGGCAGCTTGCGGCGATGTTAACCGTAACGTAATGAGTAATCCGAATCCTTACCAGTCAGAGGTGCATGCAGAGGTCTACGAATGGGCGCGTAAAGTAAGTGATCACTTATCCCCACGTACTCCCGCCTACCATGAGATTTGGCTAGACGGTGAAAAGGTAGTAGATAGCTTAGGCGAACGTGCGGAAGTAGAACCGATCTATGGTCCGGTATATTTACCGCGTAAATTCAAGATTGGCTTAGCGGTGCCACCTTCTAATGATGTGGATGTATTCTCGCAAGATCTGGGTTTTATCGCTATTCTGGAAAATGAGAAGCTAGTCGGCTTCAACGTTTCTGTAGGCGGCGGTATGGGGATGACTCATGGGGATACCAGTACTTATCCTCAGTTGGGACGTATTATTGGTTTTTGCCGTCCCGAACAGTTGATTGATGTGGCAGAAAAGACCGTAACGATCCAGCGGGATTATGGCAATCGCTCTGTCCGCAAAAATGCACGGTTCAAATATACGATTGACCGCCACGGTCTGGAATGGTTCGTTGACGAACTGCATGAAAGACTCGGATGGCAGCTTGAAGCGGCACATGATTATCATTTTGATCACAACGGAGACCGTTACGGCTGGGTGAAGGGTACCAATGGAAAATGGAATCTGACACTTTATATTCAAAGCGGACGGATTCATGACCAAGAAGGATACACCTTGATGACTGGCTTGCGGGAGATTGCTAAAATCCATACTGGAGATTTCCGGCTAACGCCGAATCAGAATCTAACGATTGCCAACGTCACTACTGCCAAAAAACGAAAAGTAGCTGAGCTGGCTAAACAGCATGGACTTACAGATGGAGCACATCTTTCTGCATTGCGGCGCAGCTCCATGTCCTGTGTAGCACTGCCAACCTGCGGACTTGCGATGGCTGAAGCGGAACGTTATCTGCCTTCGTTGATAGATAAGCTGGAGCTTGTTATAGATAAAGCTGGTTTGCGCGACGAGGAAATTGTAATTCGAATGACCGGCTGCCCTAATGGATGTGCTAGACCGGCGCTGGGTGAAATCTCGTTTATCGGCAAGGCTCCAGGCAGATATAATATGTATTTAGGAGCAGGCTTTACGGGTGATCGCCTGAATAAAATGTATAAAGAAAACATAGATGAGAAGGAGATCCTAGAGACGCTTGAACCTATTCTTCACCGATATGCCAAAGAACGTCAACAAGGTGAGCATTTTGGAGATTTCGTGATCCGTGCAGATTATGTTAAAGCCGTTACCTCTGGACTTAATTTCCATGACTAA